A genomic segment from Barrientosiimonas humi encodes:
- a CDS encoding class I SAM-dependent methyltransferase, producing MQTERFFAEVPSIFPGDPQVTDPIDPRWVEITEKVDGFTSPNELAMVNLAARLLPADEAYLEVGTFKGRSIVAAAADNHDARMYAIENFMEFGMAGQVARAELFDNLDRHADGARVTLLEGDAFALMGKPGVIDRPVGVYFYDGEHTLLAHYLALAVVEPLLADEALVLVDDATWPVVQRAHRLFLKNHPGWEIAATWDAATNDDPRWANGLHALVFRRQPGEAARESRATAALRRWQTGPQRHLNTAAWRMAERMPGVAKRAAKLVMSRSRAI from the coding sequence ATGCAGACGGAGCGCTTCTTCGCCGAGGTCCCCTCGATCTTCCCCGGCGACCCGCAGGTCACCGACCCGATCGACCCGCGCTGGGTGGAGATCACCGAGAAGGTCGACGGGTTCACCTCCCCGAACGAGCTGGCCATGGTCAACCTCGCGGCCCGGCTGCTGCCGGCCGACGAGGCGTACCTCGAGGTCGGCACGTTCAAGGGCCGCTCGATCGTGGCCGCCGCCGCTGACAACCACGACGCGCGGATGTACGCCATCGAGAACTTCATGGAGTTCGGCATGGCCGGGCAGGTGGCCCGCGCGGAGCTGTTCGACAACCTCGACCGGCACGCCGACGGCGCGAGGGTGACCCTGCTCGAGGGTGACGCGTTCGCGCTCATGGGGAAGCCGGGGGTCATCGACCGGCCCGTCGGCGTCTACTTCTACGACGGCGAGCACACGTTGCTCGCGCACTACCTCGCGCTCGCGGTCGTCGAGCCGCTGCTCGCCGACGAGGCGCTGGTGCTCGTCGACGACGCCACCTGGCCGGTCGTGCAGCGCGCGCACCGGCTGTTCCTGAAGAACCACCCGGGCTGGGAGATCGCCGCCACCTGGGACGCCGCCACCAACGACGACCCGCGCTGGGCCAACGGCCTGCACGCGCTGGTCTTCCGGCGTCAGCCGGGCGAGGCCGCCCGCGAGTCGCGTGCCACCGCCGCGCTGCGGCGCTGGCAGACCGGCCCGCAGCGCCACCTCAACACGGCGGCCTGGCGGATGGCCGAGCGGATGCCCGGGGTGGCCAAGCGGGCCGCCAAGCTGGTGATGTCGCGATCGCGGGCGATCTAG
- a CDS encoding acyltransferase family protein, which yields MTSPAIRPSGSSYRPALDGMRAISVITIMLFHAPVSWVLGGYWSVNVFFVVSGYLITGLLLKEWDKWRAIDLAGFYVRRARRLLPALLVMLLVMGLVVPRVMQERTPSTFSGDGIATLFYVANWRMIATGQSYFEQFGSPSPFRHAWTLGIEEQYYLIFPVLFIGLLKLAGRRKWIPIAVIGALTLLSAYLMARLATPGADPSRVYYGTDTRMQDILVGSLLAMGLHALGTRRVAEIAQHRRALAIVGWVVAIATLGWFLFVPAEGWAFTGGFLLFDVMFAMLILSVELYRTSSVARLFSLSWLVWVGKLSYGLYLWHWPIFVMLDEQRTGLSAFPLLVVRLALTFAFASASFYLIENPIRRGALKRLGSKVSAAVSTTSVAVTAAVLLVTTAGMQLAPNAQAGEAAQVKHAGGAFRLLIVGDSVGFSLGYNFPKESFPDVSATANVKFGCGTAEQALAIDGEPQPAENRDDCESSFDYWNQGLKETQPNAIVWSLGGWEVFDHVVDGKVLRVGSPEYARYLDSRLQQGLTALSPSNAPVVITNVPCYNQPSYVVNGKDLARDRNDPKRAAAVNQILSRFAAKNPERVKIADLDSFVCPSGKYQDRMNGVQVRNDGVHYTAPGARMFWQWLMPQINRWSGATTASQ from the coding sequence ATGACCAGCCCTGCCATTCGCCCCAGCGGCAGCTCCTACCGCCCGGCGCTGGACGGGATGCGCGCCATCTCGGTCATCACGATCATGCTGTTCCACGCCCCGGTGTCGTGGGTGCTCGGCGGCTACTGGTCGGTGAACGTCTTCTTCGTCGTCTCCGGATACCTGATCACCGGTCTGCTCCTGAAGGAGTGGGACAAGTGGCGCGCGATCGACCTGGCCGGGTTCTACGTACGCCGGGCTCGCCGCCTGCTTCCCGCGCTGCTGGTCATGCTCCTGGTGATGGGCCTGGTCGTGCCGCGGGTCATGCAGGAGCGCACGCCGAGCACCTTCTCCGGCGACGGCATCGCCACGCTGTTCTACGTCGCCAACTGGCGGATGATCGCGACCGGCCAGTCCTACTTCGAGCAGTTCGGCTCCCCCTCGCCGTTCCGGCACGCGTGGACGCTGGGCATCGAGGAGCAGTACTACCTGATCTTCCCGGTGCTGTTCATCGGCCTGCTCAAGCTCGCCGGCCGCCGTAAGTGGATCCCGATCGCGGTCATCGGCGCGCTCACCCTGCTGTCGGCGTACCTCATGGCTCGCCTCGCGACCCCGGGCGCCGACCCGTCGCGCGTCTACTACGGCACCGACACCCGCATGCAGGACATCCTCGTCGGATCGCTGCTGGCGATGGGGCTGCACGCGCTCGGCACCCGACGGGTCGCCGAGATCGCCCAGCACCGCCGCGCGCTCGCGATCGTCGGCTGGGTCGTCGCGATCGCGACCCTCGGCTGGTTCCTGTTCGTCCCGGCCGAGGGCTGGGCGTTCACCGGCGGCTTCCTGCTGTTCGACGTGATGTTCGCGATGCTGATCCTCAGCGTCGAGCTCTACCGCACCTCCTCGGTGGCCCGGCTGTTCAGCCTGTCCTGGCTGGTGTGGGTCGGGAAGCTGTCCTACGGCCTCTACCTGTGGCACTGGCCGATCTTCGTCATGCTCGACGAGCAGCGCACCGGGCTCTCGGCGTTCCCGCTGCTGGTCGTACGTCTCGCGCTCACCTTCGCCTTCGCCAGCGCCTCGTTCTACCTGATCGAGAACCCCATCCGCCGGGGCGCGCTCAAGCGGCTAGGCAGCAAGGTCTCCGCCGCGGTCTCCACGACCAGCGTCGCGGTCACGGCGGCGGTGCTGCTGGTGACGACCGCCGGCATGCAGCTGGCGCCCAACGCCCAGGCCGGGGAGGCTGCGCAGGTCAAGCACGCCGGCGGCGCGTTCCGGCTGCTCATCGTCGGTGACTCGGTCGGCTTCAGCCTCGGCTACAACTTCCCCAAGGAGTCCTTCCCCGACGTGTCGGCGACCGCCAACGTCAAGTTCGGGTGCGGCACCGCCGAGCAGGCGCTGGCCATCGACGGCGAGCCGCAGCCGGCCGAGAACCGCGACGACTGCGAGAGCTCGTTCGACTACTGGAACCAGGGGCTGAAGGAGACCCAGCCCAACGCCATCGTGTGGAGCCTCGGCGGCTGGGAGGTCTTCGACCACGTCGTCGACGGGAAGGTGCTGCGGGTCGGGAGCCCGGAGTACGCCCGCTACCTCGACTCCCGCCTGCAGCAGGGGCTCACGGCGCTCTCGCCGAGCAACGCGCCGGTCGTGATCACCAACGTGCCCTGCTACAACCAGCCGAGCTACGTGGTCAACGGCAAGGACCTGGCCCGCGACCGCAACGACCCGAAGCGCGCGGCCGCGGTGAACCAGATCCTCAGCCGGTTCGCCGCCAAGAACCCCGAGCGGGTCAAGATCGCCGACCTGGACTCCTTCGTCTGTCCGAGCGGGAAGTACCAGGACAGGATGAACGGCGTGCAGGTGCGCAACGACGGCGTCCACTACACCGCGCCCGGGGCCCGGATGTTCTGGCAGTGGCTGATGCCGCAGATCAACCGGTGGAGCGGCGCCACCACGGCCTCGCAGTGA
- a CDS encoding nucleotidyltransferase family protein: MREAVVLAGGLGTRLRAIGSELPKPLLPLGPQPLVAYLLRRLGAFGVQRGLLAVAHQADRFPPALGDGRALGLDLTYVREPRRLGTGGALRLAADSLGDHVGTVVVANGDLLSGHDLRRQEELLAAASDADAVLHVREVPDVSAFGHVVLDGERVASFVEKPAAGGAGLVNAGTYVLRRAVLDAIPAGVETSLERDVLPDLVRRGRVVAYREDAYFRDVGTPSSFVAASADAVLGRVPGMPAGTGGEAWVHPQAQVDPAAVLTRGSAVHAGARVAAGAVLEAAVVLPGGRVEQGARLERAVVAPGAVVPAGAVLQDAVHPAGT; this comes from the coding sequence ATGCGTGAAGCGGTGGTGCTCGCCGGCGGGCTCGGCACCCGGCTGCGCGCGATCGGCTCGGAGCTGCCCAAACCGTTGCTGCCGCTCGGGCCCCAGCCGCTCGTGGCCTACCTGCTGCGCCGGCTCGGCGCCTTCGGCGTGCAGCGCGGACTGCTCGCGGTGGCCCACCAGGCCGACCGCTTCCCGCCCGCGCTCGGCGACGGCCGCGCGCTCGGCCTGGACCTGACGTACGTCCGCGAGCCCCGGCGGCTCGGCACCGGCGGGGCGCTGCGGCTCGCCGCGGACTCCCTCGGCGACCACGTCGGGACCGTCGTCGTCGCCAACGGTGACCTGCTGTCCGGCCACGACCTGCGCCGGCAGGAGGAGCTGCTCGCCGCGGCGTCCGACGCCGACGCGGTGCTGCACGTGCGCGAGGTGCCCGACGTGAGCGCGTTCGGCCACGTCGTGCTCGACGGCGAGCGGGTCGCGTCGTTCGTCGAGAAGCCGGCCGCGGGTGGTGCGGGTTTGGTCAACGCCGGGACGTACGTCCTCCGCCGGGCCGTGCTCGACGCGATCCCTGCCGGCGTGGAGACGTCCCTCGAGCGCGACGTGCTGCCCGACCTGGTGCGGCGAGGCCGGGTCGTCGCCTACCGCGAGGACGCCTACTTCCGCGACGTCGGGACCCCGTCCAGCTTCGTCGCCGCGTCGGCCGACGCGGTGCTCGGCCGGGTGCCCGGGATGCCCGCCGGCACTGGCGGCGAGGCGTGGGTGCACCCGCAGGCGCAGGTCGACCCCGCGGCGGTGCTGACCCGGGGGAGCGCGGTGCACGCGGGGGCCCGGGTCGCCGCCGGCGCGGTGCTCGAGGCCGCGGTGGTGCTGCCCGGCGGACGGGTCGAGCAGGGCGCCCGGCTGGAGCGCGCGGTGGTCGCGCCGGGCGCCGTCGTGCCGGCCGGGGCCGTGCTGCAGGACGCGGTGCACCCGGCCGGAACCTGA
- a CDS encoding acyltransferase family protein translates to MTTAPQAAPAQDLTGRPTRFPHRPALDGIRGVFMVIFMLFHLGVAAFQGAWVAVNVFFVLSGFLIVRLLVAEREASGRLRLLEFYRRRARRLLPALFLVLGAIVAYGMLLAPDDARRPMRGDVLATLGFVMNWRLILRDDQYFEQFGNPSYLRHAWTLAVEEQFYVLAPLLVLGLVALLARRRARVGVLLALAAVSAVWTAVVGIGSMSAQSHAYYGTDTRAQALLVGAALAFALVSRDRDPQRDERAAQADNIDPEPEVKTGEPADEAGSGEDQAPRRTSWAGLSPAVVTAVGWVSLVLLVAGTVVVAPFPSWVYDYGGMLVLSAVAAALVLVAADDRAPSLQRVLGAPPLAYLGKLSYGLYLWHWPIALWLGQAMPEAPTWQVVVVGLTLTFLLAKLSYDLVEQPVLRHGLRGLTGRLTSGRAITAGGLAVLVAGAVSVSSGLPPAPAQAATPVEQGSEEGNPTFDQRVPSYVPSVPDLVRGQRAYTRPDPPVRIGMVGDSVPFLLARNFPARNFPGTSVANLAVAGCDTLDLPVANPNGGTLNNTPECVRGKQRLTADLQRSGADVSLLFPSTLLAFSHQVDGAMRRWGDPAFERAVGQALDAWARRSRAGGVAGLMIATLPCRVDLSGLDPGFVNTVRTKEPEAYREARNPVQINAYLRGWAKDRGVPVLELGQAVCGDTQRSSAAGIQFFQDGLHFSVPASPMIWKWMLPQILAPLGSERRP, encoded by the coding sequence GTGACCACCGCCCCGCAGGCGGCCCCGGCTCAGGACCTGACCGGGCGCCCCACCCGGTTCCCGCACCGCCCCGCGCTCGACGGCATCCGCGGCGTCTTCATGGTGATCTTCATGCTGTTCCACCTCGGGGTGGCGGCGTTCCAGGGCGCATGGGTGGCGGTCAACGTCTTCTTCGTGCTGTCCGGCTTCCTGATCGTGCGGCTGCTGGTGGCCGAGCGGGAGGCGTCCGGCCGGCTGCGGCTGCTGGAGTTCTACCGCCGGCGCGCGCGGCGCCTGCTGCCCGCGCTGTTCCTCGTGCTCGGCGCGATCGTGGCGTACGGCATGCTGCTGGCCCCCGACGACGCGCGCCGGCCGATGCGCGGCGACGTGCTCGCGACGCTGGGCTTCGTCATGAACTGGCGGCTGATCCTGCGCGACGACCAGTACTTCGAGCAGTTCGGCAACCCCTCCTACCTGCGGCACGCGTGGACCCTCGCGGTGGAGGAGCAGTTCTACGTGCTGGCCCCGCTGCTCGTGCTCGGCCTGGTCGCGCTGCTCGCCCGGCGGCGCGCGCGGGTGGGCGTGCTGCTCGCGCTGGCGGCGGTGTCGGCGGTGTGGACGGCGGTCGTCGGCATCGGGAGCATGTCGGCCCAGTCGCACGCCTACTACGGCACCGACACCCGTGCCCAGGCGCTGCTCGTCGGTGCGGCTCTCGCGTTCGCGCTGGTCTCCCGCGACCGCGACCCGCAGCGCGACGAACGCGCCGCGCAGGCCGACAACATTGACCCTGAACCTGAGGTGAAGACTGGCGAGCCCGCCGACGAGGCCGGTTCGGGCGAGGACCAGGCCCCCCGACGTACGTCCTGGGCCGGGCTCTCGCCCGCCGTGGTCACCGCCGTCGGCTGGGTCTCCCTGGTGCTGCTGGTCGCCGGCACGGTCGTCGTGGCGCCGTTCCCGTCGTGGGTCTACGACTACGGCGGCATGCTGGTGCTGTCGGCGGTGGCCGCGGCCCTGGTGCTCGTCGCCGCCGACGACCGGGCGCCGTCGCTGCAGCGGGTGCTGGGCGCCCCGCCGCTGGCCTACCTCGGCAAGCTGTCCTACGGCCTCTACCTGTGGCACTGGCCGATCGCCCTCTGGCTCGGCCAGGCCATGCCGGAGGCGCCGACCTGGCAGGTCGTGGTGGTCGGGCTGACGCTGACCTTCCTGCTCGCCAAGCTGTCCTACGACCTCGTCGAGCAGCCCGTGCTGCGGCACGGCCTGCGCGGGCTGACCGGGCGGCTCACCAGCGGGCGGGCGATCACCGCCGGCGGTCTCGCGGTGCTGGTCGCCGGCGCGGTGTCGGTCTCCAGCGGGCTGCCGCCGGCCCCCGCGCAGGCCGCCACGCCCGTCGAGCAGGGCAGCGAGGAGGGCAACCCGACCTTCGACCAGCGGGTGCCCAGCTACGTGCCCTCGGTGCCTGACCTGGTGCGCGGGCAGCGGGCGTACACCCGCCCCGACCCGCCCGTGCGCATCGGCATGGTCGGGGACTCCGTGCCGTTCCTGCTCGCCCGCAACTTCCCGGCCCGCAACTTCCCGGGCACCTCGGTCGCCAACCTGGCCGTCGCCGGCTGCGACACCCTCGACCTGCCGGTCGCCAACCCCAACGGCGGCACCCTGAACAACACCCCCGAGTGCGTGCGCGGGAAGCAGCGGCTCACCGCCGACCTGCAGCGCTCGGGCGCCGACGTCTCGCTGCTGTTCCCCTCGACGCTGCTGGCCTTCTCCCACCAGGTCGACGGCGCGATGCGGCGCTGGGGCGACCCGGCGTTCGAGCGGGCCGTCGGCCAGGCCCTCGACGCCTGGGCGCGCCGGTCGCGGGCCGGGGGAGTCGCCGGGCTGATGATCGCGACGCTGCCGTGCCGCGTCGACCTGTCCGGCCTCGACCCGGGGTTCGTCAACACCGTGCGCACCAAGGAGCCGGAGGCCTACCGCGAGGCGCGCAACCCGGTGCAGATCAACGCCTACCTGCGCGGCTGGGCCAAGGACCGCGGCGTGCCGGTGCTCGAGCTCGGCCAGGCCGTGTGCGGCGACACCCAGCGCAGCAGCGCCGCGGGCATCCAGTTCTTCCAGGACGGGTTGCACTTCTCGGTGCCGGCCTCGCCGATGATCTGGAAGTGGATGCTGCCGCAGATCCTCGCGCCGCTGGGGAGCGAGCGTCGCCCGTGA
- the polA gene encoding DNA polymerase I, with translation MKRLLLLDGHSLAYRAFFALPVENFSTTTGQSTNAVYGFTSMLINVLRDEEPTHVGVAFDVSRQTFRTEEYAEYKAGRATTPDEFKGQVSLVHEVLDALKIRYVEAPGYEADDVIATLTTQALDDGFDEVLICSGDRDTLQLITDRVTVLYPRKGVSDLARMTPAAVEEKYGVTPERYSDLAALVGESSDNLPGVPGVGPKTAAKWIGLYGDLPGIVDHVGEIKGKAGESLREHLDGVLRNRRLNQLLRDLSLDVGVGDLQRQTWDREQVHTVFDGLEFRVLRDRLFSTLESVDTEAESAIEVEGSVLAGEEVAAWLEANAPAGVRTGVQVLGTWVKGAGDARGLAVAGESAAAYVDLEGLDPAAEKALGDWLADAGRPKALHESKVPRHALAARGFALAGVTHDTALSAYLVRPDQRSYDLTDLALRYLRRELGTAAESSGQGLLDLGDTGTPVEAQQAMERAEAVRELADKLDEELGGTGGTDLLADLELPLVEVLAGLERSGVAVDTDAMERLESEYADGVRAAQQDAYDAIGGEEINLGSPKQLQTVLFDTLQLPKTRKTKTGYTTDADALSDLYAKTEHPFLEAMLRHRDSSRLRVTVEGLQKSVADDGRIHTTYQQTIAATGRLSSVEPNLQNIPIRTEAGRRIREVFVVGPGFESLMSADYSQIEMRIMAHLSGDSGLIEAFRTGEDLHRFVGARVFGVEPDGVTLEMRSKVKAMSYGLAYGLSAFGLSKQLGISTGEAQELMDEYFLRFGGVRDYLREVVDDARKTGYTETMLGRRRYLPDLTSDNRQRRQMAERMALNAPIQGSAADIIKLAMLRVDSALRDSDATSRMLLQVHDELVLEVAPGEASDLETLVRREMGAAVEMDVPLDVSVGLGSSWHAAAH, from the coding sequence GTGAAGCGTCTCCTGCTGCTCGACGGACACTCCCTGGCCTATCGGGCGTTCTTCGCCCTCCCGGTCGAGAACTTCTCGACCACGACGGGGCAGTCGACCAACGCCGTCTACGGCTTCACCTCGATGCTCATCAACGTGCTGCGCGACGAGGAGCCGACGCACGTCGGGGTCGCGTTCGACGTCAGCCGGCAGACCTTCCGCACCGAGGAGTACGCCGAGTACAAGGCCGGCCGCGCCACCACCCCCGACGAGTTCAAGGGGCAGGTGTCGCTGGTCCACGAGGTGCTCGACGCGCTGAAGATCCGTTATGTCGAGGCCCCCGGCTACGAGGCGGACGACGTCATCGCGACGCTCACCACCCAGGCGCTCGACGACGGCTTCGACGAGGTGCTGATCTGCTCGGGCGACCGCGACACGCTGCAGCTGATCACCGACAGGGTCACCGTGCTCTACCCGCGCAAGGGCGTGTCCGACCTTGCGCGCATGACGCCCGCGGCGGTCGAGGAGAAGTACGGCGTGACCCCCGAGCGCTACAGCGACCTCGCGGCGCTCGTGGGGGAGTCTTCCGACAACCTGCCCGGCGTGCCGGGGGTCGGTCCGAAGACCGCGGCGAAGTGGATCGGGCTCTACGGCGACCTGCCCGGCATCGTCGACCACGTCGGCGAGATCAAGGGCAAGGCCGGCGAGAGCCTGCGCGAGCACCTCGACGGCGTGCTGCGCAACCGCCGGTTGAACCAGCTGCTGCGCGACCTGTCGCTCGACGTCGGGGTCGGCGACCTGCAGCGCCAGACGTGGGACCGCGAGCAGGTGCACACCGTCTTCGACGGTCTGGAGTTCCGGGTGCTGCGGGACCGGCTGTTCTCGACGCTGGAGTCGGTCGACACCGAGGCCGAGTCGGCCATCGAGGTCGAGGGCAGCGTGCTCGCCGGCGAGGAGGTGGCTGCGTGGCTCGAGGCCAACGCCCCGGCGGGCGTGCGCACGGGCGTGCAGGTGCTCGGCACCTGGGTGAAGGGCGCCGGCGATGCTCGTGGGCTGGCAGTGGCGGGAGAGTCCGCGGCGGCGTACGTCGATCTGGAGGGTCTCGACCCGGCGGCCGAGAAGGCGCTGGGCGACTGGCTCGCCGACGCGGGTCGGCCCAAGGCGCTGCACGAGTCGAAGGTGCCGCGGCACGCGCTCGCGGCGCGCGGGTTCGCCCTCGCCGGGGTCACCCACGACACGGCGCTGTCGGCCTACCTCGTGCGGCCCGACCAGCGCAGCTACGACCTGACCGACCTGGCCCTGCGATACCTGCGACGCGAGCTCGGCACCGCCGCGGAGTCCTCCGGCCAGGGGCTGCTCGACCTGGGCGACACCGGCACCCCGGTCGAGGCCCAGCAGGCGATGGAGCGGGCCGAGGCCGTGCGCGAGCTCGCCGACAAGCTCGACGAGGAGCTCGGCGGCACCGGCGGCACCGACCTGCTCGCCGACCTGGAGCTCCCGCTCGTCGAGGTGCTCGCCGGGCTCGAGCGCAGCGGCGTGGCGGTCGACACCGACGCGATGGAGCGGCTCGAGAGCGAGTACGCCGACGGCGTGCGGGCCGCGCAGCAGGACGCCTACGACGCGATCGGTGGCGAGGAGATCAACCTCGGCTCACCGAAGCAGCTGCAGACGGTGCTGTTCGACACCCTGCAGCTGCCCAAGACGCGCAAGACCAAGACCGGATACACCACCGACGCCGACGCGCTGTCCGACCTCTACGCCAAGACCGAGCACCCGTTCCTCGAGGCGATGCTGCGCCACCGCGACAGCTCGCGGCTGCGGGTGACCGTCGAGGGGCTGCAGAAGTCGGTGGCCGACGACGGGCGCATCCACACGACCTACCAGCAGACGATCGCCGCCACCGGGCGGCTGTCGTCGGTCGAGCCCAACCTGCAGAACATCCCGATTCGCACCGAGGCCGGCCGGCGCATCCGCGAGGTGTTCGTCGTCGGCCCGGGCTTCGAGTCGCTGATGTCGGCCGACTACAGCCAGATCGAGATGCGCATCATGGCTCACCTGTCCGGCGACTCCGGGCTCATCGAGGCGTTCCGCACCGGTGAGGACCTGCACCGGTTCGTCGGGGCGCGGGTCTTCGGTGTCGAGCCCGACGGGGTCACCCTCGAGATGAGGTCGAAGGTCAAGGCGATGTCCTACGGCCTGGCGTACGGGCTGTCCGCGTTCGGCCTGTCCAAGCAGCTGGGCATCTCCACCGGTGAGGCCCAGGAGCTGATGGACGAGTATTTCCTGCGCTTCGGCGGGGTGCGCGACTACCTGCGCGAGGTCGTGGACGACGCTCGCAAGACCGGCTACACCGAGACCATGCTCGGTCGTCGCCGCTACCTTCCCGACCTCACCTCCGACAACCGGCAGCGCCGCCAGATGGCCGAGCGGATGGCGCTCAACGCCCCCATCCAGGGGTCGGCGGCCGACATCATCAAGCTCGCCATGCTGCGGGTCGACTCCGCGCTGCGCGACTCCGACGCGACCTCGCGCATGCTGCTCCAGGTGCACGACGAGCTCGTGCTCGAGGTCGCCCCCGGCGAAGCTTCCGACCTGGAGACCCTGGTCCGCCGCGAGATGGGCGCGGCCGTCGAGATGGACGTACCTCTCGACGTCAGCGTCGGCCTCGGCAGCTCCTGGCACGCCGCCGCCCACTGA
- a CDS encoding acyltransferase family protein, which translates to MSTPAAPPERRKIAYRPAVDGVRGIGVTVVLLYHAGVSWLQGAFLNIDMFFVTSGFLITAVLLAEHRRYGTISLLGFWANRARRLLPALLGMVALVALYAWLWADPTTLRKLRIDMLSTLTFWSNWRFATEEQSYFAVGDQVSPLLHTWSLSIEEQFYLVWPVLLLLWLRWRKGSTRWLPTVLMVLAVASAVYMAAIYEPFSDPSSVYYNSFARAQALLIGCTLGVLVVRAAERGPKQQQGPRRVVALGPVDLTARSGIWVLGVLGFLALLGLPLLVTETSQWVFRGGFFVASLAAFAMGWHVVALPDSALTRALSWRPFVATGRRTYGLYVWHWPLFLILDSERTGLSGVPLMVLRMASVFALAFAYDTYVERPIRRGALSRLRPGAAPLITGTAFGTACLLTLTSTANAQPPVFGTGLPGSISTVTGPMRPGQDKVLVLGDSVAFTLWKYFPQQDYPDLSVGSSTQLGCGIATPQELQIGGSRTTPSPQCDGWESRWSALVDQVSPDRSVVLSGSAELFDRWVDGRLVRVGTPEWTALMERTFGRAVDIAGRRGANPVSLVNIPCYGRTVASGDAAMPGVSPEQAEGAAREQNDPARQQALNTALQRVAATRPWVTMLDMRGFLCPQGSYVDRAYGVQLRTDGVHLTPDAVGLWWQRFAPTLVGRTDRTGE; encoded by the coding sequence GTGAGCACCCCGGCCGCCCCTCCCGAACGTCGCAAGATCGCCTACCGCCCCGCCGTCGACGGCGTGCGCGGGATCGGCGTCACCGTCGTGCTGCTCTACCACGCCGGCGTCAGCTGGCTGCAGGGCGCGTTCCTCAACATCGACATGTTCTTCGTGACCAGCGGCTTCCTGATCACCGCCGTGCTGCTGGCCGAGCACCGCCGCTACGGCACGATCAGCCTGCTCGGCTTCTGGGCCAACCGCGCGCGGCGGCTGCTGCCGGCGCTGCTCGGCATGGTCGCCCTCGTCGCGCTGTACGCCTGGCTCTGGGCCGACCCGACCACGCTGCGCAAGCTGCGCATCGACATGCTCTCGACCCTCACCTTCTGGTCGAACTGGAGGTTCGCCACCGAGGAGCAGTCCTACTTCGCCGTCGGCGACCAGGTCTCGCCGCTGCTGCACACCTGGTCGCTGTCGATCGAGGAGCAGTTCTACCTCGTCTGGCCGGTGCTGCTGCTGCTGTGGCTGCGCTGGCGCAAGGGCAGCACCCGCTGGCTGCCCACCGTGCTGATGGTGCTGGCGGTCGCCTCGGCGGTCTACATGGCTGCGATCTACGAGCCGTTCAGCGACCCCTCGTCGGTCTACTACAACTCCTTCGCCCGCGCCCAGGCGCTGCTGATCGGCTGCACCCTCGGGGTGCTCGTCGTGCGCGCCGCCGAGCGCGGGCCGAAGCAGCAGCAGGGGCCCCGCCGGGTCGTGGCGCTCGGCCCGGTCGACCTCACCGCCCGGTCCGGCATCTGGGTGCTCGGGGTGCTGGGCTTCCTGGCCCTCCTCGGCCTGCCGCTGCTGGTCACCGAGACCAGCCAGTGGGTCTTCCGCGGCGGCTTCTTCGTGGCCAGCCTGGCGGCGTTCGCGATGGGGTGGCACGTCGTCGCGCTGCCGGACAGCGCGCTGACCCGGGCGCTGTCGTGGCGACCGTTCGTCGCGACGGGGCGACGGACGTACGGCCTGTACGTGTGGCACTGGCCGTTGTTCCTCATCCTCGACTCCGAGCGCACCGGGCTGAGCGGCGTGCCGCTCATGGTGCTGCGCATGGCCTCGGTGTTCGCGCTGGCGTTCGCCTACGACACCTACGTCGAGCGGCCGATCCGGCGCGGCGCGCTCAGCCGGCTGCGCCCCGGTGCGGCTCCGCTGATCACCGGCACCGCCTTCGGGACCGCCTGCCTGCTCACCCTCACCTCCACCGCCAACGCCCAGCCGCCCGTGTTCGGCACCGGACTGCCCGGGTCGATCTCGACGGTGACCGGGCCGATGCGGCCGGGGCAGGACAAGGTGCTGGTGCTCGGCGACTCGGTGGCCTTCACGCTGTGGAAGTACTTCCCGCAGCAGGACTATCCCGACCTCAGCGTGGGGTCCTCGACCCAGCTCGGGTGCGGCATCGCGACACCCCAGGAGCTGCAGATCGGCGGCAGCCGCACCACGCCGTCGCCGCAGTGCGACGGCTGGGAGAGCCGGTGGAGCGCCCTGGTCGACCAGGTCTCGCCCGACCGTTCCGTGGTGCTGTCCGGGTCGGCCGAGCTGTTCGACCGGTGGGTCGACGGTCGGCTGGTGCGGGTCGGGACGCCGGAGTGGACCGCGCTGATGGAGCGCACCTTCGGGCGCGCGGTCGACATCGCCGGGCGCCGGGGCGCCAACCCGGTGTCGCTGGTCAACATCCCCTGCTACGGCCGCACGGTCGCGAGCGGCGACGCCGCAATGCCCGGCGTCTCGCCGGAGCAGGCCGAGGGCGCGGCCCGCGAGCAGAACGACCCCGCGCGCCAGCAGGCGCTCAACACCGCCCTGCAGCGGGTGGCCGCCACCCGGCCGTGGGTGACCATGCTCGACATGCGCGGCTTCCTCTGCCCGCAGGGGTCGTACGTCGATCGCGCCTACGGCGTGCAGCTGCGCACCGACGGGGTGCACCTGACCCCCGACGCGGTCGGGCTGTGGTGGCAGCGCTTCGCCCCGACCCTGGTCGGCCGGACCGACCGAACCGGGGAATGA